The genomic DNA TGACGGCATTCGAGACTCTTTCCAGAGCGGTTCCAACTTTGGCGCCAGCTCCGGCTTTGATGAAAACTCGATGATGGGTACTGGTTCAGTCTTTCACACTCAGTCACAGATGCACTCTGGCTCGGGTTCTTTGGGATTTGGTAGGAGCACACTGAGTCGAATTGGGGAGAGTACCGGATTCAAGTCAAGTGATACAGAGGCTGAAAGCGAAGAGCCGGCTGTCGTGTCCACAGCTCATCGAACGAGCTTCGACAACCGCCAGGACAGTCCTCGCATCCTTACCACTGATCGAGCTACTCGTGATAGCCAAGCCACGAGCGGGATGTTTGATGATGCAGAGGAGGCGTCTCGTCGTTCTATGATTGCCACCAACACTGGTCTCGGTTACCCCAATTCTGTCATCTACTTTGGCTCTCCCCAACCTCACATCGAAGGACTGGGAGCAGAACTGGAAGACGGTAAAGGCTACACATCCCAGCGAAGCTCTAATGTCCCTTCAGAATCTACCGCTCGAGCGTCTACCATTCGTGCCGTGCCCTTCCGGGAGAACCCTCTCTCCCCATCCCTACCTCAAGCAAGCTCCTTTATCCGCCATCGTCGTACCAACACTGCTAGCTCCGGTTCCCAAGGATCGGCTCGATTAGTGCCGGGCAGCAACGCTGGAGTCAGTACAGGGGCAAACGACGGACGAGTTTACGCCACATCCAATGAAACATTCTCCATGCATCCGGCCATTCACCCGCCTCCGACCGTATCTCTTTCAGCCGCCACCTGGTCATCCAACCCTCCATCAACTTACCGTGCAGAGGTTGAAGGTGGCGGTAGCTTGCCGACGTGGTTACATTTTGATGCAAGAGAGCTGGAGCTTTGGGGTGTCCCGCCATTAAGAGCGGTCGGGGAGACGACGACGGTCAGAATTTTGGAGAGATTACCGCGGGATGCGAGAAGAGCAGATCCAATGAGCTTTGGATATGAACCACCgcaggaaaaagaggttGGAAGGGTCATCATCGAGTAAGCCTTTCTACCCAAGCGCTAGGACCGAACATGACTGACAAGGTGATCAGGGTGAATGACAAGACGAAGAGTCCACAGTTTGCATTTGAGGGTTCACCGCATGCGCTGTAGACCATGAGCAGTAAAGAAGggaggacgacgaagaaggtaaTGTAAGTCGGTCGTCGTTCGATTTGTCGTCATAATTGACTAACGGTTGCCGCAGTCTTGAATGCTATTTCAACCCAAAAGATTTGACCTCCAGGAGTGGTCATTAATCTTGTAATAATCAGTAGACATACAAATCATTAATATTTTGCACTTTTGTTTCTTATTACCCCGCCTTTCCTGTCTCAATTTCCTTCTATACAAAAGTATCGTCATAGATTCGGCCGTGGTTTTGGGTATCTTTACTTAGACATAGGACAattttccatctctttggAACGCTTTCTTCCAGCATTTTTAGCAATTACAATAGCAGGGTATGCacaagaaagaaaaagtagCATGTCAGTGCCTATGCGTGACGTTGTTTTAATTGTACAATACAGTGACTAGGTCTTTGTACATTGAGTCCATACCACGTTATGACCTTTGCCCAGTTACGCTCAAActggtggagaagagatctATATGCCATGAAACAGTTCCGAAGATAGGAGCGAATCAGAAAGTGGTCAAAGCGATCCATCTTTTTTTGCTATTCTTTCTGCTGTCTATTATTagtgaagaagggtaaaaaaaaagcagaAGCGTCTTATATCAACCTGTCTCAATCAGGATATAGGTCATTCCTAGACAAAGGGTTAATATACAAAGCAAGTGCTTTTTCATGACCCATTCTCAAGACAGCTGGCCTTCTTATTAATACTCCTACACATCCCTTTCAGGCGGATCTAGACATTATCATGATCCCATTACATATTACAGCCAAAAAGTCTAAACAGTGTCTTGTGGGCAGCGTACAACACAGCCTTGTGCTTGAGGAAACCTTTCCTCTGCAAACCGCACCAAGCGCCAAAGTGGGATGGTCAAAATTGTCCCAAAAGGGGCGGAAATTGTTTATCCAAAGAACTTGGAGTAGAgaacgaggaggatgagcaggacaaggacgacgatgataCCTGCCGAGAGGAATTTTTGTTGGTACATTCTATGGTATAAATCAGTTTAAATGAGCGAAAACAAACCTGTTTACAAAGGTAAACCTACTTGAAGATCATCTTCTTAAGTGTACCCGCTGCTCGATCAATAGAAGAGTCCGCTTGGACAAGCTACAAGGCGTTAGTGGAAGGCGTTTGGATGCGTTAACATGGCGACTTGCAGTATCCCTAGTGTTCTCCAATTGATCTCTCTGCCCTCTCAAATTTCGAAGAATTTCAGATCCAACACCTTCAGTCTCCAGTGCAATCCTGTGCGCATTATCGAGCCTGGTGGTGCCATCTTCAAGAGTCTGCGTGCCAGCTAGTAGACGGGATCGGGTAGAGTAAGGTTCCGGATCGTCGGTGTATGGGTCGTCTCCGTGGGGGAACCCAGGTCCGGAGAGGAGATCAGATCGTTGGGATTGGAGACGGAGGTCTTTCTAAGGTAACGCTTTCAGATAAGGTGGGGTAATTTACGACCAACACGGCGGGTTAAACTTACAAGAGTTTTTCTGATTTTGTCAAGGCTCTGCTTGGAGGCTGCAAGACGACCTTGATATGTTTGACGGATGGATGTGGGCATGGATGGGAGTTCTACCTCCATTTGAGCAACCTACACGTCCCATGAGATATAACCCCCCATGTCATAGCAGGCTAAGAGCACAAACTCACAATCTCTTCTGCCTCGTCAATCTCTTCAGACACCCTTTTCAGCGCCGCCTTCCTTTGCTCTATGTGAAGACAGTGAGATAAATCGACAGAGCGACGGTCAAAGTGCTTACCTCCAGTGAGAGACTTCGCCTCGCCATCGAGCTTGCTCTTCAAGCTGCCGAAGAGTTGCTTGAGGTCTTCATCATAATTCTCAAAGAGTGCACTGCGAACCATCAGCATCTATGTAGCCATGTAGCTCCATGGCCTGTACCTACGTTGGTGAGCTGTCCATGGTTGACGAATTGTGGCTcgagatgagatggagtTGCAAGATTGTGGGACTTGCACATTCGTTCCCCGCAAGGTTCCCCGCCGTCGGGGTGGTGTCATCGCAGTTGGATTATGTTTACGTAACGCTTTGACCTCGGGCGACTGTTGTTATTGTCGCAAGTACTGTAAAGTCGGTATACGGCACAAAATATACTCTTGGTTAATCTGTATCCTCCCGGAATACAGGTATACAAACACACAGCTTCTACCCATACCATACAGAACCAAACCAACGATGAACTTTTTCAATCGACAAAAGACACGGACGCCCGCGGACACAGTCAAGAGCCTGAAGGACAACATAACACGTCTAGATAATGCCCCGGCTGGAGAGGCAAGCAGAAAGGTGAGGTGCTTGGAAATTGGCAGCAAATTGCATTCGGATGCCTTTGCGTCTTTACGTGGGGCCGTATAGCTACTTGCTTCCATACAATCAAGCTGCGGCCCACTCGCGAATACCGACTGACAATATTACCAACACAGATTAATGAAGATATTTCTCGCCAACTGTCTATCGTCAAGATTCTTCTTTCTGGCGAAGGTGACACTGAGCCAAACCCGGATGCCGTTGCGCAAGTGGCAAACGAGGTGTATGCCCAGGATCTTCTTAGTTTAATGGTCGTCCATTTGGGCAAGTTTGATTTTGAGGTATGTCAATCCTATTATGATCCGCGTGCTTTGTACTTTTACTCGGGTGTGCATACTACCCCACGACTCTTTCATACGGATATGCGGGGAATGGTTTTTGCAAGTTGTATTGCTGACGTGTCCACAGGCTAGGAAGGACGTTTGCAACATTTACGGCGTCCTGCTCCGTCGTCAACTGGGCAGTCGTTCACCCACTGTGGACACGATCGCTACCCGTCCcgacatcatcttcaacacACTCAAGGGGTGCGTATAACGACGTTTTTACATACATGAGAGTAGAGCGAAGGAGGGGTTGGCTATGACGGTGGTGGGGATCGTACACACAACGCACAGGCCTCTTTTCAGGGTGGCCGCTGTGGTGATGCGGCTGGCAGCCtggttgagaagaagaaaaaggatgacATGCTAATTGGGTTCATGGGTACTAGGTATGCCAACCAAGATATCGCGCTCAATACCGGGATGATTCTAAAAGAAATGTTGCGGTATGAGCCGTTGGCGAGAATCTTGTTGTATTCCGATCAGTAAGTCTGATAAGTACATGACATAAAAAGAGTCAAGCTGATGGGATGTAGGTTCTATACATTCCCTAGCTATATCGAGAACACTTCATTTGGCATCTCTTGCGATGCGTTGGCTAACATGAaggtgtgtgtgtgtgtgtcCGGGAGGTAGTGGTTCAAGACCTATGTTTATTCACGACGTCAATAGGAAACACTCACACGACACAAACCCATGGTTGCGCAATATATCGAGGCCAATTATGATCGAGTAAGCCTATGGCTATGTAGACAGAAATGTGTACCTGACGAGTGCAACAGTTTTTCAACATGTACAACACTCTCATCCTTTCGTCCAACTACGTGACTAAACGACAGTCACTCAAGCTCCTGGGCGagattcttcttgatcgGGCCAATTACAATATCATGACGCGATATATCGCCTCGGAAGCCAatctgaagatgatgatgaatttTTTGCGAGATAAAAGCAGGAATATTCAATTTGAGGCGTTTCATGTTTTCAAGGTGGGTTTTTCTCCCTTGGGACTAAGCTGGATGCAATGCGGGGCATTTGTTTTTGTTATGGGAATGGTCATAAGCTGAGCCACGAGGTAAAAGGTATTCGTGGCCAACCCGAACAAGCCTCCGCAGATTGCCAGTATCTTGCGTCGAAACAAGGAGAAGCTGCTAGTATTTTTAAGAGAATTTCATAATGACAAGGATGGTGAGTGCATACGTCAGTCAGTATGGGATTACCACACGCTGACATGGTCGTGTTTTGTCGATGCAGATGAGCAATTCAATGTGAGTTTGACTTGAAGCCCACGTGGAATGCATAAATGCATGCGCTAACCAGTTTATTATGTAAACAAGGACGAAAAACAATTCCTTATCCACCAAAGTAAGCGCATGCTCTTCCGCAGCCTGGGTCGTTTACATGCACGTACTCTGGATAGCCGGCTGATTGTGATCTATGCAGTTCAACAGTTGTAAAATCCCCCTCTGCTTCCAGTGGTCTGGTCGGTGATCGTCGCTCCTCGGTCCGTTGCGTGTTTCTCCCCAGATAGACTTATTTTTTGCCACCACGGGACAGTCGCCGAAGCATTTTTGCGTGGCCGTTCGGCGCAGTCGTCCCCTCCCGTAATCCCTATTCCCTAATCCGTATTACAGCATCTTATTCACAAAGTTTCACGACATACGAAATTTGACGGCCTTGCTATTTATTGATATTTATACGATTTCCCGGCTCGTAATGCTGGTTATAGTTCTGTGCATAGACCTTGTTGTTCCCTGGTGATTCATTAGCGGCTGTATGCATAGTAAGAGACGGGACGTTAATGGATGTATTGTATCCGACCGATGTTCAGGATGGGGAATACGTTGCCGTGGTTGCCGGCTTTTTGTTGTGGACGCGGACGCATATTACCGGAGCGATTTCGCCACAATATTATTCGTGGATTGTGATTCTGCATTTCTTCAGCGTCCCCGCCACAATGTCGCAGGAGAACCCGCCCTCGCTGCTGATCCCCCCGAatccctccctctcccagCAGAAACCATCcgcctccatcctcctcaacgGCCCAAACCGCCCCCGAGGGCCCAGCAGCAGCACGGCGCCAGACACGGCCTCCCAACGCTCCCTCTCCGCATCGTCCTTCACCGGCAGCCACTCCCCCGTCTCCTCACTCACCTCCGTGTTCTCCCATGCCAGCGGCAGTGGCGAAGGCAGCGGCAGCGGTGACGGCGGcttcccttctccgccCGATTTCTCGTCTTCGCCGGCCTCTTCACACAACTCGCTGCACTCCCACCCTGCCAAGCAGTCCGGCCACAACTACACTGCGCCATCCTCACCCGCCGGCTTTCATCCCTCGCGACGAGCGTCCCACGCAAAGATCCATTTTGCACCTCTTCCTGCCGTGCCTCCCGAGTTCCGAAGACGAAACTCCATCTCGTTGGGTGTAGCTTCCCGTCGAAACCTCATTGGTATGCAGGGTCAGGGACACAAGGGAGGAGTGCAGAGAGTCGTGAtgagtgatgaagattgGGACAATTATTGCAAGCAGTttgaagagaagcaagGGTGAGTACTCGTCGGGCGCTTATGCGTTGCGCAAAAATTGTATTAGCTGACACATCcgttttccttttttttttttggtgttAGCAACAACGATGTCATTGATGTCGGACAGCTAGCCAAATCAGGCGCAAAAGCCCTCTGGCGCTCAGTCAAACGTCGTCGCTCTGGAtcccaatcttctcaaaaTTCCACAGCTTCCACAGCCACTACAGCATCCACCTCTGCTTCCCCCTCGACCGTATCCGACTCTGCCCCCCTCGGCCGCCATTCTCTCACTGGTACATCCAACAGCGGTTCCACCCACAGTCTCAATGGCCCCCTCAACGGCTCCCTTCACCTCGCCCCAGTCAGAGAAGAGTCCGAGTTTGCACTCAAGAGCATCCCCGGTTCTCCTCCTGCAACCACTATCGACGATGCAGGTTTGCCCCCTATGCGCGTGCGCGCTCCTGTACCCAGAAGGCCGCACTCGCCGCGGCACGTACACGCCGCACATGCCATGCTGCATAATTCAGCGATGGAAACGGACATGGGCATGGGCGATGGTGATGCAGCAatggatggggatggggatgcGACCCCGAGAAGACGGCCTTCTCCGCCCCCGAGGTTGGCAGACAAGTTGCCTACCGAGGACGAGCTCGAGCAGATTGCcgacgaggacgaagaggaagaggctcAAGATGCAGCTGCAGCTGCAGAGGtcgaagagggagaggaagaaatggcCGGAGCCCCATTGTCACCCGTCGCAGAAGGAGCTTCCCGACCTGAGGTTGAGCCTGAGGCAGAGGCTGTAGCTGGAGCTGGAGCTGAGGCTGCCGCTCCCCCTTCACCAGAAGAACAGGCTTCAATCGAGAGTCATGATACCGAATCTCGCGAGACGCACGAAGATAGGAAAAGAGGCAGGAGGTCTGCCGTTCTCGGTTTCGATGTGGAGAGGTTTGGATTTATGAGTATCCACGACAAGAACCATTGAGGCGTAGGATAGCGGAAGAGAATAAACAAGCAGTCAAAAGACTTGTCATTACCCCACCCCCCCAAAAACCAGCTGTCAAAGCTGAATTTAGAAGTACCCAGAGtgattctttttttttgttgtaGCAAGGAGCAAGGACGTCGGAAGAAAGTAGTTCTAATATTCCACAGTTCTGTAGCCTGTATCACGGTAATAGAAGTGACATGTACGCATCTATGTCGGAAGCGCAATGCTAGGTGTATTGGCTGAGAAGCCTTGGTATTCAACGGTAACAAGACGATACCTGTACTTCGGTGTATGTATGGCTGTAGTTTGTACTTGTACGTATCTGTCTTCGAGGACAATGCGCGCCAATGCGTCTTAGCAACTAAAAGGTCAGTAAATAAAACACAAATACTTTTAACCAGTAACCAATTTAGATGACAAGCCTGGATTTTTGGACAGCAACTCTCGACAGAAATGTTCAGACAGACATTGTTCTTGATCATGCCATACGAGTGCCACCGAGTCCGTTGTCCGATGAAGTCGATCCAGCTGTCCCATCGTATTGCAAGTATCGAATAGCCAAATAAAAGGGTGATGAAAAGCATCTTGCAGTATCCGAGGCGCCGTATCATCAGCACCACCACGCTGCGAAACTGCAACCATATCCCAGTCACAGAGAGATCCCAAATGATGATTATCCcatgttttctttttatcCCATGTGCGATGAAATAAGATGACATGAAGAAAGGCATGCTAAAACCGAATCAAATCCAAATCCAACCTCCGCACATCCTCCACACACTCTCATTTGGTTTGATTTAGTTCTTTCGACGGAAAGAGCAGCCTGATATGAATGGTTAGATACGGATACGGCAATGTAATAATAGCAACACTCACCTTCAGTCAACTTGGCCTTACCACCGGTGGGTTGGCAAAGAGCGGTGGCGCATCCTTGGCACTGAACGACGGTAGAGGCGTGGGAGAAGACAGTGCTGTTAGGTGTATCCAAATAGTTCAAAGAGGAATGAGAAGTGTCAAAAAGAACGAGGAGCAGGAAAGAAATAGTCGTCAGCATCCGTCCAATCACGCCACACATGTTCAACATCCACTCACGTGATGGCAAAGCACCCAGGGCACTTGACGTCCATGAAGAAAGAGTTGGGCTCAGGGACAatcttcttgagcttgtgGGTACGAGCCTGGACAGAGGCAGGTCGGTTGATGAGGTCGATGGCAAGAACCTGAGAGCAAATAGTTAGTATATTGGAATGTAGTGCATTTTTGAATATTCGGCGAGGCCCCTGGTGGACAGTGGCGGACGGTTCGACCTGCAGGTGGAAAGATGGTAGAGAATCATAGCAAGAGGGTTTGGACCCTTGGACAAATAGATAGGTTTGCCAGCAGCCATCTCGAAGGAAACTTTCCCATCCACTGACTGCGCGCTCCCACAATCCTCAACCACCATAAAATCTTTCGACCAGCGTTCCGCCAATTTTTCCAGTACCAGCATAGCTTCCTCCTTGTTTCTTTCTCCCATTGCGTTCCGTACGCTCTCTCCTGATCCCTGGCTCTCTGCCTACACGATCCCGTCCCCCTCAACACTACCACGGCTCGCCACCACTGCCGCATGCCTCCACGCGACCGTACTCGGGTACGCAACTCACCATTTTGAATAAGATTTGCTACTTGTTTTTTTTGTGGGTGTGTGTCGTTGGGAGTGCAAGGATGTCGGAGTGCCGGCGACTCTTGCTGTGATTTTATATGAgtatggagaaggaggatttCAAGTGGCAAGTCGTACACTCTCTTCCATACAATCCACTTTTACTCCCACCATCCCTCAGCTCCCTGGCCCACCGGCGAATTCCGGTGATATCTCTCGTGGCATTCATTATTATGGCCGCGTCTCACTGTGACTTCTAATCCCCGATAGGTGTTCGCGTTAACGCCGAAGGAAGCGATCAATGCATACTCGGTAGCAACACGACGCGCATTGCTCTATACATGCATACACTGATATAttaagaaaaaaagggttCATATGATCATCTTAGAGCGAAAACCCCTTCACGTCCAGCTGGCACATCCGCCGCACGCCCGTCTCCTACCATCTTGTTGTGACTCTTGAGCTGTCGTTTCCTTTCAGTAGAGAACGTCTCCTTATGCGACTTTTTCTCAGCTCGACGCGCCTTTTTCAAAAACATTAGCACATTCGACGCGTCTTTGGTTTTGCTTTCGACCTACAGATCGctcagccttgacagctgccttcctcgcctttctctcctctgcAGACTCGCCCTTTGTTCGAGCAACGGTGACTCTAGGCCCGCCTTCTCGCTCAGTCTCAGATCCAGAGTCATCTtcgctttcttcctctcgctGCACTGGCGGAGCGGGAGGTGGGGGTACTGTTCTGATTTTACGTGTAGGGTCTCGGATCAAAGCCGGGTGGTTTTCGGTATTTGTTCGGGTAGCTACTTACCGTCAGACATTATCTGCGCGTATGCAGTGAACGAACTCACTGAGGATAGTCTCTACATCCCACTTctgttcctcttcccctaCGATCTTGactttttcctctcttAACTTGGTCCTTCCTTtacccatctcctccttctcaatctctttgatcctcttcctgtTGTCGTCCTTGAAGTCTCCCTCGCCCTCAATAGCTGACCTCAAAACTTTCAGCTTCTCAGGTCCACTCATTGTTGTACCACCGAGAGCAGGTCGTAAACGTCGACCTACGACCTCATAATTTTCAAGGAAGTCATCCATGATGGAGTTAAAGTCTTCCCGGGAGAGCTCGGGAGGTACAGCAGTACTGGCGCGAGAAGCGTGGGAGGCGAGGGAGAATCGTGAAGAAACTGAGAAGTTACTGGCAGCAATGGAAGCAGTGCCATCGTCATCGGACCAATCTTcatattcttcctcttcctcgtcatcgtcgtaCTCGTAATCTCGTTCAATCTAGCAGATGCCATTGTCAGTTACTCGATCGTGCAGTCGCATTTATTGACTCACCTTGTCAAATCGATCATCTAAATCTCGCAAACCCTGGTTTCTGAACATGCTTGAGCTGCTCATACTCATTCCAGATGCATCACTGggccctctcttcccatgcctcttcttccctccacGCACCATCATGTCTGCCAAGTTGCTAGTAAGGCTGCCCACAGTGTCCGCCATCTCGGACATTTCTTCAGGATCGAATTCGGACGGCTCCTCGGAAACTCTGGCCTGCTCTCGCTTGAACGCCTTGAACCTATCTTCCCAagtctcttccctttccccatCCTGCTCTGCTTGACGCTGGACGGGTTTTCCGCTGTCGTCTACACCCCATTCCGCAAACTCCCAGGGTACTTCCTCGTGCTCATTTCGTTCACCGCCCTTCACAAGCTGGTTGAACCAtccctcatcatcatcttcgtcgtccaCAAACGCATCGTCTTCAAGCGCCTCAAGCACTTGCCTAAGATGCGGGTCCATGTCTGGCTGAAGACCTTGTAGTTCCAATGGGATAGCTTCATTCCTCGCCCTTGCCTCTTGAACACTAATTTCCTGTCGGCTAGGTAAGACACTGTCCGGCAATTGGAACATTTCATCATCCGCCCGGGCCTTGAACTTGCCCTTACCACCCTTCATACCGGACGCAACACCTGAACCTCCGCTAGGCGCAGCGATCAAGAAACTTTCAACGGCACCGCCAGGGCCACCAACAGGCTTGAGATGCTGCATATAATCGTACGCAGAGTCGTCGTATGTGATACCGTAGAGTGCCGCTTCACCTTCGTTGGCTCGAATTTTGGATTTATCAATAGTCGCTTCGAGTTCGGCAAGAGAGATTTCGGTCTACCATGGCAGCGATTAGCCATAATACATAGCATCAAACCATATGTTATACCAACCTTTCGACTGTCATTGCCTCTGCCCATAGGCTTTAAGACCCGCTGGCTCGCTTCGGGGTCATTGATGAGCGGATCCTGTTGCGAACGGTGAACAAGTTGGAAATGCTGGGCATTCGGGCCTCGGAAAATTGAGCCTTTGGGTGGCATTGTGGTCCTTTTTGCTTCCTGATTTGTTCTAGGCGGGACGAGAAAATGTCACAAGTTTTGAAAGGTAAACAATGAGGTAAATGAGGACTTGTGGAAGGTTTTCTGGCTGCTGCCCAGTCGTTCCTCGCTGAAATTTTGGTTCCGTCGGATCGTTAACTCCAAGACCTTCGACGCTCATCGTTCCTTTCGTTTTTTCCTGCACCCAATTTGTTTTTCAAGTGTACTTCCAAATCAACCCTACTTTCTGCACCCATTACCTCACTGAAACAATCACCAACAGTACAAAATGTCCTCTTTCTTCGGTTCCGGCGCCGGCTCTCCTTCTAGTACGTATTCGAACGGCACTCGTAGCGTCGGCGGCCAATTGGGAAGTATAAACTGATTACCGAGGTACCGTAGACGACATGACTGCCCGGAAAGAGCAAATGAAGCAATCTATCCAACAAGAGGTGAATTGTTGATCTTCCGGAGCTGTGGAATGACGAGATTAGACCAACTGCGTCATTAAAGTATATACTGATGAGGGACATTAGCTTGCCATTGCCAACGCTCAGCAGCTCATCAACAAAATCAACGAGAACGTATGTTATACCTTCTGAGCTTTGAAGACATTATGGCTGATTACGTCTCTGGATTAGTGCTTCGCCAAGTGTGTCACCAAGCCTTCCACTTCCCTTAGCTCTTCCCAAGAGGTGTGCTTTCTTCGTGTACGAACCGCAGTTTGTATTCGCTGACTTGTGATTTTATCACAGTCTTGTCTCTCTCAATGTATGACCCTCTACATGGCCGCTTTCGACCAGGTCTCTCGATCATACGTTGCTAGGATATCAAAGGAGCGAGGTGTTGCCCCTGGTCTCTAAGTGTGAAGATTTAGTTGAGAAGGCGATATATTATGAgcaaaaggagaagaatgagaacGACAATCATGTAACCGTCACAACTCTATGCATCCGTAACTGTCAAAGTGTGCATTGGTGAACAAAGTATCACAGACTCtactcatcatcttcgtcatcatcgtcgccgccctcctctctccaGACCTTGTAAATCTTTCTTCTATTGGGCTCGGTCGATTTGGGGTTGGCAGCTGCATTGAACATTGCTTTCAAAACAGCGTTTCTCAGCTGCTCCGCCGAGTTCCTCCCCTGcttccctccttcgccAGCACAAGAGTGCATGACAATGTGGGCGTACATCGGCTCATCGTCTATACTTTTCTTTGATCGTTTCGCGGGACGCTCATCATATTGGTcgggagaggaagaagcgagagCGAGAGAATTAAGGAGAGGGGTGAAGACTGATGACATGATGCGGGTGTGAATTGTGGAAAGGGGAGTGCGAGCAAGTAGGGTAATGTGAGGTTGGAGAACGGCAGCGATGGGGCATGCAGGCTACGAAATGATAGATAAGCAtctggaagaaggtcgagaaACAAAGAACATACTTGGAAGTCGACCTCGGGCAAGCCCAAAACCTTGTTGAGCTCATCAAGATAGATATCAGACAAATGCGTGGAAATGGATGTAGGCACCCTCCTGTCTTCCCAGCTATATACACTGTCAGCAGTGATTGACAGTTAAGACCTTGTGAATACTCACGTCATGgcaccaccttccttcaTCAGTATACTGTTAACAGCCTCAAtagcttccttctcccatttTTCCCGAGCCAATAATCTGAAAGTAGCATTGACATATCTTCTCATGAGCAAGTAGTACTTGTCCATTCTGTCCGCTTTCAGTCAGCATTCCTGGACTTACCAACCTGTAGACTATTTTCTTACCTTAATCTGTCGATACCCGCCCACTCTCTAACGATTGAATCCCAGAAACCTTCCAAAAACGCCAGGCTAGCTTTGAACTTATCACCGGGAGAGTTGGTACGAGGATTGATTTTGAGTAGAAGTTCTGCAAGCTCGGCTGCTAGACCTTGTTGAACAAGGGGCTTGTCAGACATCCAGAAACCTGTGATTCAAATGTCAGTATGAAGGCGGTCCAATACGTAAATGGTCGAGAACAAACAGTAGAATAATCCTTTCCAAAGTTTGGCCATCTCCTTATCCTCCAAGTTAACATAGGAGCTTGAGGATCCTTCAGTGTCTCCTCCTTGAGACAAGAAATTGACCAGACTTGTTACTGCCTTGTCCCTGACCTTCTTGTCTATCACATACACATATTTTAGTGATCAGGACtcaaaaaaagaacaaagaCGAAGAGACATACCGGTATGAACCAACTGTTTGCCCAAAGGCAAAGCAGCCTCAGGATTGTCATCAGACGTATCTTGTGCGCGGGATTTGCCCTTTCTAGAGGCG from Cryptococcus neoformans var. neoformans JEC21 chromosome 7 sequence includes the following:
- a CDS encoding rRNA processing-related protein, putative, which gives rise to MPATASRKGKSRAQDTSDDNPEAALPLGKQLVHTDKKVRDKAVTSLVNFLSQGGDTEGSSSSYVNLEDKEMAKLWKGLFYCFWMSDKPLVQQGLAAELAELLLKINPRTNSPGDKFKASLAFLEGFWDSIVREWAGIDRLRMDKYYLLMRRYVNATFRLLAREKWEKEAIEAVNSILMKEGGAMTWEDRRVPTSISTHLSDIYLDELNKVLGLPEVDFQPACPIAAVLQPHITLLARTPLSTIHTRIMSSVFTPLLNSLALASSSPDQYDERPAKRSKKSIDDEPMYAHIVMHSCAGEGGKQGRNSAEQLRNAVLKAMFNAAANPKSTEPNRRKIYKVWREEGGDDDDEDDE
- a CDS encoding 40s ribosomal protein s27, putative, with the translated sequence MVLAIDLINRPASVQARTHKLKKIVPEPNSFFMDVKCPGCFAITTVFSHASTVVQCQGCATALCQPTGGKAKLTEGCSFRRKN
- a CDS encoding transcriptional repressor, putative, yielding MNFFNRQKTRTPADTVKSLKDNITRLDNAPAGEASRKINEDISRQLSIVKILLSGEGDTEPNPDAVAQVANEVYAQDLLSLMVVHLGKFDFEARKDVCNIYGVLLRRQLGSRSPTVDTIATRPDIIFNTLKGYANQDIALNTGMILKEMLRYEPLARILLYSDQFYTFPSYIENTSFGISCDALANMKETLTRHKPMVAQYIEANYDRFFNMYNTLILSSNYVTKRQSLKLLGEILLDRANYNIMTRYIASEANLKMMMNFLRDKSRNIQFEAFHVFKVFVANPNKPPQIASILRRNKEKLLVFLREFHNDKDDEQFNDEKQFLIHQIQQL
- a CDS encoding mitochondrial import inner membrane translocase subunit tim13, putative, with protein sequence MSSFFGSGAGSPSNDMTARKEQMKQSIQQELAIANAQQLINKINENCFAKCVTKPSTSLSSSQESCLSQCMTLYMAAFDQVSRSYVARISKERGVAPGL
- a CDS encoding cytoplasm protein, putative, whose protein sequence is MPPKGSIFRGPNAQHFQLVHRSQQDPLINDPEASQRVLKPMGRGNDSRKTEISLAELEATIDKSKIRANEGEAALYGITYDDSAYDYMQHLKPVGGPGGAVESFLIAAPSGGSGVASGMKGGKGKFKARADDEMFQLPDSVLPSRQEISVQEARARNEAIPLELQGLQPDMDPHLRQVLEALEDDAFVDDEDDDEGWFNQLVKGGERNEHEEVPWEFAEWGVDDSGKPVQRQAEQDGEREETWEDRFKAFKREQARVSEEPSEFDPEEMSEMADTVGSLTSNLADMMVRGGKKRHGKRGPSDASGMSMSSSSMFRNQGLRDLDDRFDKIERDYEYDDDEEEEEYEDWSDDDGTASIAASNFSVSSRFSLASHASRASTAVPPELSREDFNSIMDDFLENYEVVGRRLRPALGGTTMSGPEKLKVLRSAIEGEGDFKDDNRKRIKEIEKEEMGKGRTKLREEKVKIVGEEEQKWDVETILTTRTNTENHPALIRDPTRKIRTVPPPPAPPVQREEESEDDSGSETEREGGPRVTVARTKGESAEERKARKAAVKAERSARRAEKKSHKETFSTERKRQLKSHNKMVGDGRAADVPAGREGVFALR